A window from Aerosakkonema funiforme FACHB-1375 encodes these proteins:
- the trxA gene encoding thioredoxin: MATKQQFNSFQELLSGSDVPVLVDFFATWCGPCQMMAPILEQVNAQMQGRIKVVKIDTDKYPRLASEYGIQALPTLVLFKNGKPVNRIEGVVSGPQLVQHLRTLV, encoded by the coding sequence ATGGCTACCAAACAACAGTTCAACAGTTTTCAAGAGTTGCTATCTGGTTCGGACGTGCCAGTGTTGGTAGATTTTTTCGCTACCTGGTGCGGCCCGTGTCAGATGATGGCTCCCATTCTAGAGCAAGTGAACGCACAGATGCAGGGGCGGATAAAAGTTGTCAAAATTGACACCGATAAATATCCTCGCTTAGCTTCTGAGTATGGCATTCAAGCTCTGCCGACACTGGTACTCTTTAAAAACGGTAAGCCAGTAAATCGCATTGAGGGTGTGGTATCGGGGCCACAATTGGTTCAACACTTACGAACTTTAGTTTGA
- the ndk gene encoding nucleoside-diphosphate kinase — protein MERTFLAVKPDGVQRGLVGEIIRRLEAKGFTLVGLKLMKVSRELAEQHYDVHREKPFFPGLVEFITSGPVVAMVWEGEGVVASARKLIGATNPLTAEPGTIRGDFGVSVGRNLIHGSDAVETGRREIALWFKEEELVSWQPTLTSWLYE, from the coding sequence GTGGAACGCACATTTCTAGCAGTCAAACCGGACGGCGTACAGCGCGGACTGGTCGGCGAAATCATCCGTCGTCTAGAAGCCAAAGGTTTTACCCTCGTCGGACTGAAACTGATGAAAGTCAGCCGCGAACTTGCCGAACAGCACTACGACGTGCATCGGGAAAAGCCGTTTTTCCCCGGTTTGGTTGAATTTATCACCTCTGGCCCCGTTGTGGCTATGGTTTGGGAAGGTGAAGGCGTAGTAGCATCAGCACGGAAACTCATCGGCGCTACCAACCCGCTGACAGCCGAACCGGGAACCATTCGCGGGGATTTTGGTGTCAGTGTCGGTCGTAACCTCATCCACGGTTCGGATGCTGTGGAAACGGGACGGCGCGAAATTGCTCTTTGGTTCAAAGAAGAAGAGTTGGTAAGTTGGCAACCCACTTTGACTTCTTGGCTCTACGAATAA